In a single window of the Pseudodesulfovibrio profundus genome:
- a CDS encoding tyrosine-type recombinase/integrase encodes MRVLKLLYNHASAVEDLPPNPVSRAVRMNKEKARDWALSHDEIRDLWERIENNDDRIRAECWALMLSTGLRSMSARSARWEHLSDEGVLHVPTPKGGADRAYDLPIPKGMYERLMSLKSLCAPLASPFIFPSPNSKHGFVNIRREESLPYSPHQARHTFRNLAVEAGVDFTTTALVMNHKVPHVSFSYISRDHLQGAMRDAIENIWEKLTNIVHEY; translated from the coding sequence ATGAGGGTTCTCAAGCTTCTCTACAACCACGCTTCCGCTGTCGAAGACCTGCCGCCGAATCCTGTATCCAGAGCTGTCAGGATGAATAAGGAAAAGGCTCGAGATTGGGCTCTTTCACATGATGAAATTAGAGACCTGTGGGAGCGCATTGAAAATAATGATGATCGAATTCGTGCTGAGTGCTGGGCGCTGATGCTCTCGACGGGACTGCGATCCATGAGTGCTCGTTCTGCGAGGTGGGAGCATCTTTCCGATGAAGGTGTTCTCCATGTGCCCACGCCAAAAGGTGGAGCTGATAGGGCCTATGACCTCCCAATACCGAAAGGAATGTATGAGAGGTTGATGAGTCTGAAATCCCTCTGCGCTCCATTGGCTTCCCCTTTTATTTTCCCTTCGCCGAATTCGAAGCACGGCTTTGTAAATATCCGCCGCGAAGAGTCTTTGCCTTACTCTCCGCATCAAGCTCGGCATACTTTCAGGAATTTGGCAGTTGAGGCTGGGGTCGATTTTACCACTACCGCATTGGTTATGAATCACAAGGTCCCTCATGTGTCTTTCAGCTACATTTCCCGCGATCACCTGCAAGGCGCAATGCGTGATGCGATAGAGAACATATGGGAAAAATTGACTAATATTGTTCATGAGTACTGA